A window of the Butyricimonas virosa genome harbors these coding sequences:
- a CDS encoding beta-N-acetylhexosaminidase, with protein MKKISIVSIVVLCIILFGGCASEPNQEVNIIPQPQQVTVVDGGFYLSPKTVINVVKGADDLQPACTFMSTLVEKSFGKALTVENGEAGKNAINIVVDPSMKTDAYDLTVEKNAVNIKGGSSKAVFYAMQSLRQMMPVGVEKGEKMDRIRIQNVQIQDEPRLGYRGTMLDVCRHFFTVDEVKTFIDMLALHKLSVFHWHLTDDQGWRIEIKKYPELTKIGSQRKQTVIGKNTGKYDGTPYGPYFFTQEEIKDVIQYAADRYITIIPEIELPGHALAALATYPELGCTGGPYEVCQMWGVFPEVFCPGNEKTFEFWEGVLDEVAELFPGEIIHIGGDECPRDAWKKCKKCQARMKQENMKEEGELQDYTVHRIEGYLKEKGKRIIGWDEILEGDVSKTAIVMSWRGKTGGIKGAKRGNEVVMVPNDYAYFDYYQSKDVDKEPFSIGGFVDVAKVYSLDPTEGLTVEEGKKIIGVQANLWAEYITTFSHAQYMLLPRMAALAEVAWTPQADREYSNFLNRAKLLTQRYEALGYNFAKHILQEAKSNE; from the coding sequence ATGAAAAAAATCAGTATTGTTTCAATCGTAGTATTGTGTATTATTTTGTTTGGCGGATGTGCCAGCGAACCGAATCAGGAGGTGAATATTATTCCTCAACCTCAGCAAGTAACAGTTGTAGATGGTGGTTTTTATTTATCCCCGAAAACAGTGATTAACGTGGTGAAGGGGGCGGATGATTTGCAACCGGCTTGTACTTTTATGAGTACATTGGTTGAGAAATCTTTCGGGAAGGCTTTAACCGTGGAGAATGGGGAGGCTGGGAAAAATGCGATTAATATTGTTGTCGATCCATCAATGAAAACGGATGCTTATGATTTAACGGTGGAGAAGAATGCGGTTAATATAAAAGGCGGAAGTTCGAAAGCTGTTTTCTATGCTATGCAGAGTTTACGGCAGATGATGCCTGTGGGTGTGGAGAAAGGGGAGAAAATGGATCGAATTCGGATTCAAAATGTACAGATTCAAGATGAACCTCGGTTAGGGTACCGGGGGACGATGTTGGACGTGTGTCGTCATTTCTTCACGGTGGATGAGGTGAAGACTTTTATCGATATGTTGGCTTTGCATAAGTTGAGCGTGTTCCATTGGCATTTGACGGATGACCAGGGGTGGCGTATCGAGATTAAGAAATACCCGGAACTCACGAAGATTGGAAGTCAACGGAAACAGACCGTGATAGGTAAAAATACCGGAAAATATGACGGTACTCCATACGGACCGTATTTTTTCACGCAGGAGGAGATTAAAGATGTTATTCAATATGCTGCCGATCGGTATATCACGATCATTCCGGAAATAGAGCTTCCCGGACATGCACTTGCCGCATTGGCTACTTATCCGGAATTGGGATGTACGGGTGGACCTTACGAGGTGTGTCAGATGTGGGGAGTGTTCCCGGAAGTATTTTGCCCCGGTAACGAGAAAACGTTTGAGTTTTGGGAAGGCGTGTTGGATGAAGTTGCGGAATTATTCCCCGGAGAGATCATCCATATCGGGGGAGACGAGTGTCCGAGGGATGCTTGGAAAAAGTGTAAGAAATGTCAGGCCCGGATGAAACAGGAGAATATGAAAGAAGAAGGTGAACTGCAAGATTATACCGTTCACCGAATTGAGGGGTATTTGAAAGAGAAAGGCAAGAGAATTATCGGTTGGGATGAGATATTGGAAGGTGATGTTTCTAAAACAGCGATTGTTATGTCGTGGAGAGGTAAGACGGGTGGTATTAAAGGGGCGAAGAGAGGAAACGAGGTGGTGATGGTGCCGAATGACTACGCTTATTTTGATTACTATCAATCCAAAGATGTTGATAAAGAGCCTTTTAGTATCGGAGGGTTTGTTGATGTAGCGAAAGTGTATAGTTTGGACCCGACAGAGGGCTTGACGGTCGAGGAAGGAAAGAAAATTATCGGGGTACAAGCTAATTTGTGGGCGGAGTATATCACTACTTTTAGTCATGCCCAATATATGTTATTGCCGCGTATGGCCGCATTGGCCGAGGTGGCATGGACCCCGCAGGCAGATAGAGAATATTCTAATTTCTTGAATCGGGCGAAGTTGTTGACCCAACGTTACGAGGCTTTGGGTTATAATTTCGCGAAACATATTCTACAAGAGGCAAAGTCTAATGAATAA
- a CDS encoding beta-mannosidase: MNKIVWILFFGCVTWGIIGCSTEKEIRMELNSGWQFRQRDSGTWLPATVPGTVHTDLRANGKIEDPFYRMNELQLQWIDKKDWEYRTEFTVSEKIGEKVNQRITFTGLDTYADVYLNGEKLGSTDNMFRTWRFDVEGKLKVGRNELHIVFASPTLKGREEMERYGLRLPADNDQSVRGGMGDDRVSVYTRKAPYHYGWDWGPRLVTSGIWRPVILEAWNDVKVEDVFIRQPSVTKEMAQLVAEVCVNSDKQQNVTMAIMNEGKVLLREQKELKKGENKISIPYVIQNPRLWWSNGLGEQNLYDFTIQVTSGGGMVAEKKVTTGLRSLKLVRQKDQWGESFGFELNGVPVFAKGANAIPNDVFLPRVTRDLYEKMVLDAANANMNMIRIWGGGIYEDDAFFEFCDKYGIMVWQDFMFACAMYPGNQEFLDNVRLEAIDNVTRIRNHPSIALWCGNNENALAWRHGAPGGWGWKNAFSKEEQDTVFKAYYTVFHEILPEVVNDYTDGDDYWPSSPMAGPEPDQHGLDGTTSGDQHYWGVWHGFRPLESFDEVTTRFCSEYGFQSFPEMSTIETYALPEDYDIESEVMKSHQRSYIGNGRILDYMKMYYRVPDEFEQFIYMTHVLQGLSTKMGIEAHRRNMPYCMGSLIWQINDCWPVASWSTTDYYHKWKAAHYVMQDCFKEVIVASKWEGDTLAIYAVSDRLEEIQGELIIEVLDFQGNSVSLVEKEVNVAANTSTVLWKLNRESLLGGGSEKEMMLVVCLRQGDRVLDEKNAYFVYHKNLNLPEPHFSIQAGEENGEKFIQVSSDKLACNVMFYIPGESIFFSDNYIDIIPGRSYKIKVDTDLSPTQIQERIGVRYVR; the protein is encoded by the coding sequence ATGAATAAAATAGTTTGGATTCTGTTTTTCGGTTGTGTCACCTGGGGAATAATCGGGTGTTCAACCGAAAAAGAGATTCGTATGGAATTGAATTCCGGTTGGCAATTTCGCCAAAGGGATTCGGGAACATGGTTACCTGCTACGGTACCCGGTACGGTACACACGGATTTACGGGCCAACGGGAAGATTGAAGATCCTTTTTACCGGATGAATGAGTTGCAGTTGCAATGGATTGATAAGAAGGATTGGGAGTACCGGACAGAGTTCACGGTTTCGGAGAAAATAGGGGAAAAGGTCAATCAGCGAATCACGTTCACGGGGTTGGATACTTACGCCGATGTTTATTTGAACGGGGAGAAGTTGGGGAGTACGGATAATATGTTCCGGACGTGGAGGTTTGATGTTGAGGGAAAATTGAAAGTAGGTCGGAACGAGTTACATATCGTGTTCGCTTCCCCGACTCTTAAGGGGCGGGAAGAGATGGAACGTTACGGTTTGAGGTTACCCGCGGATAATGATCAGAGTGTTCGAGGTGGCATGGGAGATGATCGGGTTAGCGTGTACACTCGTAAAGCTCCTTACCATTACGGTTGGGATTGGGGGCCTCGTTTGGTGACTTCCGGTATATGGCGTCCGGTGATTTTGGAGGCTTGGAATGACGTGAAGGTAGAGGATGTGTTTATTCGCCAGCCTTCCGTGACAAAGGAAATGGCTCAGTTGGTTGCGGAGGTGTGTGTGAATTCGGATAAGCAACAAAATGTTACAATGGCGATTATGAACGAGGGGAAAGTGTTGTTGCGGGAGCAAAAAGAATTGAAAAAGGGAGAGAATAAAATATCTATACCTTATGTGATCCAGAATCCCCGTTTGTGGTGGAGTAACGGGCTGGGGGAACAGAACCTGTACGATTTCACGATTCAGGTGACCAGTGGGGGAGGTATGGTGGCGGAAAAGAAGGTGACGACAGGGTTACGGTCGTTGAAGTTAGTTCGACAAAAGGATCAATGGGGAGAATCTTTCGGTTTCGAGTTAAATGGTGTACCCGTGTTTGCCAAGGGGGCTAATGCTATCCCGAACGACGTGTTCCTGCCTCGTGTGACCCGGGATTTGTACGAGAAAATGGTGTTGGATGCGGCGAATGCTAACATGAATATGATCAGAATATGGGGTGGTGGAATATACGAGGATGATGCTTTTTTTGAATTCTGTGATAAGTACGGGATCATGGTATGGCAGGATTTCATGTTTGCCTGTGCGATGTATCCCGGGAATCAAGAGTTTTTAGATAACGTGCGTCTGGAGGCTATTGACAATGTTACTCGAATCCGGAATCATCCTAGTATCGCTTTGTGGTGTGGGAATAATGAAAACGCTTTGGCTTGGCGACACGGTGCGCCGGGGGGATGGGGATGGAAGAATGCTTTCTCGAAGGAGGAACAGGATACGGTTTTCAAGGCTTACTATACAGTTTTTCACGAGATACTTCCCGAGGTGGTGAATGATTACACGGATGGGGATGATTACTGGCCTTCTTCGCCGATGGCGGGACCGGAACCGGATCAGCATGGATTGGACGGGACGACTTCGGGCGACCAGCATTACTGGGGTGTGTGGCATGGTTTCCGACCATTGGAAAGCTTTGATGAGGTGACTACCCGTTTTTGTAGTGAATACGGGTTTCAGTCCTTCCCGGAAATGAGTACGATAGAAACATATGCACTGCCGGAGGATTATGATATAGAATCGGAGGTGATGAAATCACACCAAAGGAGTTATATTGGTAACGGGCGTATTCTGGATTATATGAAAATGTATTACCGGGTTCCGGACGAGTTTGAACAATTTATTTACATGACCCACGTGTTGCAGGGACTTTCTACAAAGATGGGTATTGAGGCACATCGTCGGAATATGCCATATTGTATGGGTTCCTTGATTTGGCAGATTAATGATTGTTGGCCAGTTGCCAGTTGGTCGACGACGGATTATTACCATAAATGGAAAGCGGCGCATTACGTGATGCAGGATTGTTTTAAAGAGGTGATCGTTGCCTCTAAATGGGAGGGGGATACTTTGGCGATTTATGCCGTGAGTGACAGATTGGAGGAGATTCAAGGGGAACTGATTATTGAGGTACTGGATTTTCAAGGAAATTCTGTTTCCTTGGTCGAGAAAGAGGTAAATGTAGCGGCAAATACTTCAACGGTTTTGTGGAAATTGAACCGGGAGTCGTTGCTTGGAGGAGGTTCGGAGAAGGAGATGATGCTTGTGGTATGTTTGAGACAAGGTGATCGGGTTCTAGACGAAAAGAATGCTTATTTTGTGTATCATAAGAATTTGAATTTGCCAGAACCGCACTTCTCCATTCAGGCAGGGGAGGAGAATGGAGAGAAATTTATTCAGGTTTCTTCGGATAAACTGGCTTGCAATGTTATGTTCTATATTCCGGGAGAATCGATTTTCTTTTCAGATAATTATATAGATATAATTCCGGGAAGGAGTTATAAAATAAAGGTTGACACGGATTTATCCCCCACGCAAATACAGGAGCGGATAGGGGTGCGTTATGTTCGTTGA
- a CDS encoding outer membrane beta-barrel protein has translation MQLHIYKIIFLLFTLTTPVIMFAQTQKNDTIRKDTTTTIPEKIIKYTLKGIVTGETDDETLPGAHIYVGEDKKPTTVTNAMGEFTLKDLLPGELVITASFVGYQATTQKYLVKVDTNVGIIKLLPEVLEEVVITAKPPLIIQKGDTTEFNANALKVPEDAELEDLLKKLPGFQIVDGKLMANGEEVKKIYIDGTEYFLSNPMAALQTLPASLVNKIKMFDGKSEEADFSGYDDGKRFRSLNIETKNPNQLKVFGKANLGYGISEDLEDSFKDNNYNLGVSANAFNKKQKFSIQGSLRNTNQGSELPNAQYHGKGGNNRGKNYSVDFANTFSKGTDIGGSYNGSNSESYSANSSIQEYFPSESFQSNIYNSESHSCSESSSHNVNTRFNYSMNKKNRFYFTPSFSFSKSDSRSLNMNSNIQDNDTINITNSKNQSHSENHSFGGNFSWMHAFQKTGRTFTLNGNINISKNENNNTQQDSSIINKRDTLRNLINTSEGISNSYTASISYSEPLTEKARLSFNYSFSYNKNSSDKESMSYKDALFTEVIGIDTALTNKTSTIRTSNSLGIRYGYNQEKFYFSAGGSINLSREENKYEYLNAPDSNVRNNYLNLSPQVNFSYNISKRSTMTFYYNGNTDSPRAEQLQDILDVRDQLNISTGNPNLKKTFSQSASMTFSRSIVSEENFSFLNVNLSFRNSFNNIATATQFISKDTVINGYQILQGARLTRPVNLNGQWGLSMNSSYSFEIKSLKLRLSPSLSYSYSRTPSIYNSIKNLTNSHNASFGLNINSNISENLDYNVSSRTSYTNSTSTTTEGSSSFSQSVNASAKWIFWKEFILAGDYSYSYTLSKKGGNVNQSNSLLNMEIGKKFLKRKQLQVRFKAMDILRQRNLLNYSIQDLYTQTSYSTNERNYYMLTVSYRFNSIGKKKEGRSPEGTPPPGFF, from the coding sequence ATGCAACTTCATATCTACAAAATAATCTTTCTTTTATTCACGCTAACCACACCCGTGATCATGTTTGCCCAAACGCAAAAGAATGATACAATTAGAAAAGATACAACAACCACAATACCCGAAAAAATTATCAAATACACACTAAAAGGTATCGTAACAGGAGAGACTGATGACGAAACTCTACCAGGTGCACACATCTACGTTGGAGAAGATAAAAAACCAACTACGGTAACTAATGCGATGGGAGAATTCACCCTAAAAGACCTCCTTCCAGGAGAGCTGGTTATTACCGCATCCTTTGTTGGTTACCAAGCTACAACCCAAAAATATCTGGTAAAAGTAGATACAAATGTCGGAATAATTAAATTACTTCCGGAAGTATTGGAAGAAGTCGTTATTACAGCAAAACCACCTTTAATCATTCAGAAAGGTGATACAACAGAATTCAATGCAAACGCCTTGAAAGTCCCGGAAGATGCAGAATTGGAAGACTTGTTGAAAAAATTACCCGGCTTTCAAATCGTCGACGGGAAATTAATGGCAAACGGGGAAGAAGTCAAGAAAATCTATATTGACGGAACCGAATATTTCCTTAGTAACCCGATGGCTGCCCTCCAGACACTTCCGGCCAGTCTTGTCAACAAGATAAAGATGTTTGACGGAAAAAGTGAAGAAGCTGATTTTTCAGGATATGATGACGGAAAAAGATTCCGCTCATTAAACATTGAGACCAAAAATCCTAATCAGTTGAAAGTATTCGGTAAAGCTAACCTAGGATACGGCATTTCAGAAGACCTAGAAGATTCATTTAAAGATAATAACTATAATCTAGGCGTTTCAGCTAATGCCTTCAACAAAAAGCAGAAATTTTCCATACAAGGAAGCCTACGTAACACCAATCAAGGTTCCGAACTTCCTAATGCACAATACCACGGGAAAGGTGGGAATAATCGAGGGAAAAATTACTCCGTGGACTTCGCCAACACTTTTAGTAAAGGTACTGATATCGGAGGAAGTTACAATGGTAGCAACAGCGAGTCTTATTCTGCCAATTCCAGTATTCAGGAATATTTCCCTTCTGAAAGTTTCCAGAGCAACATTTATAATTCAGAATCACATTCGTGCTCTGAAAGTTCAAGTCATAACGTGAATACCCGGTTTAATTACTCCATGAACAAGAAAAACAGGTTCTACTTCACCCCTTCTTTTTCATTTAGCAAATCAGATAGTCGATCATTGAACATGAATAGCAATATTCAAGACAACGACACGATAAATATCACGAACAGCAAAAATCAAAGTCACAGTGAAAATCACTCCTTTGGGGGTAATTTCTCCTGGATGCACGCCTTCCAGAAAACGGGCCGGACATTCACTCTAAACGGGAATATAAATATCAGTAAAAACGAAAACAATAATACACAACAAGATAGTAGTATTATAAACAAGAGAGATACGTTACGAAATCTCATTAACACCTCCGAAGGTATATCCAATTCATACACGGCTTCTATTTCTTATTCAGAACCGTTAACAGAAAAAGCCCGATTATCATTCAACTACTCTTTCAGTTACAACAAGAACAGTTCTGACAAAGAAAGTATGTCATACAAAGACGCACTTTTCACGGAAGTCATTGGTATTGACACCGCCTTAACGAATAAAACCAGTACCATAAGAACAAGTAATAGCCTAGGCATCCGTTATGGATACAATCAAGAAAAATTTTATTTCAGTGCCGGTGGCTCAATCAATCTATCAAGAGAAGAAAATAAATACGAATACTTGAATGCACCGGACTCTAACGTGAGAAATAATTACCTGAACCTTTCCCCTCAAGTAAATTTCAGCTATAATATATCCAAAAGATCAACCATGACTTTTTACTATAACGGGAATACAGATTCCCCCAGAGCCGAGCAATTACAGGATATTCTTGATGTGAGAGACCAATTAAATATTTCAACAGGAAATCCCAATTTGAAAAAAACATTCTCACAATCGGCCTCGATGACTTTTAGCCGAAGTATTGTAAGCGAAGAAAATTTCAGTTTCCTAAACGTAAATCTCAGTTTCCGGAACTCATTTAACAATATTGCCACGGCAACACAATTCATTTCAAAAGACACGGTTATCAACGGTTACCAAATATTGCAAGGAGCACGACTCACACGGCCCGTAAATTTGAACGGACAATGGGGGCTTTCCATGAATTCCAGTTATTCTTTTGAAATCAAATCTTTAAAACTAAGATTAAGCCCTTCTTTATCTTACAGTTATTCTAGAACTCCTTCAATCTATAATAGTATAAAGAATTTGACAAATTCTCATAATGCATCATTCGGTCTTAATATCAATAGTAACATATCCGAAAATTTAGACTATAACGTATCTTCTCGCACCTCTTACACCAATTCGACAAGTACAACCACAGAAGGCTCCAGTTCTTTCTCTCAATCAGTCAACGCAAGTGCCAAATGGATATTCTGGAAAGAATTCATCCTTGCCGGAGATTATTCATATAGTTACACGCTAAGTAAAAAAGGTGGAAACGTGAACCAATCCAATAGTCTCTTAAACATGGAGATCGGAAAAAAATTCTTGAAAAGAAAACAGCTTCAAGTCAGGTTCAAAGCAATGGACATTCTACGTCAAAGAAACTTGTTAAATTACAGCATTCAAGACCTGTACACACAAACCAGCTACAGCACGAATGAGCGGAATTACTACATGTTAACAGTTTCCTATCGCTTTAACTCCATAGGTAAAAAGAAAGAAGGAAGAAGTCCGGAAGGAACGCCTCCCCCCGGATTCTTTTAA
- a CDS encoding phosphatase PAP2 family protein, whose amino-acid sequence MKRRIPTIIFQFALSLSLFLLLITNVSAQKNAVETSGDVIYYATPVFCLATTLLKKDYQGTKQLAFSAVMAVGTSYILKHTIRKKRPDGSDHHAFPSGHATVTFQGASFLQRRYGWKFGVPAYLLSIYVAWGRTFCDKHDWWDILGGAAIGIGSSYIFTKPYGRTRITLTPTVFPKSPGIHACITF is encoded by the coding sequence ATGAAAAGAAGGATACCGACAATTATTTTTCAATTTGCTCTATCACTTTCCCTATTTTTATTATTAATCACGAACGTTTCGGCCCAAAAGAACGCTGTAGAGACCTCCGGAGATGTCATATATTACGCAACTCCAGTCTTCTGTTTGGCAACCACCCTATTGAAAAAAGATTATCAAGGAACCAAGCAACTTGCTTTTTCTGCAGTCATGGCTGTTGGAACAAGTTACATCTTAAAACACACGATTCGTAAAAAACGCCCGGATGGAAGTGATCATCATGCATTCCCATCAGGACACGCAACTGTTACTTTTCAAGGAGCTTCCTTTTTACAACGCCGATATGGTTGGAAATTCGGTGTCCCCGCTTACCTTTTATCCATTTACGTCGCTTGGGGACGGACTTTTTGCGATAAACACGATTGGTGGGACATTCTTGGTGGTGCTGCCATAGGTATCGGAAGTTCCTATATTTTCACCAAACCCTACGGTCGTACACGGATCACCCTCACCCCTACTGTATTCCCAAAGTCCCCTGGAATCCACGCCTGTATCACTTTCTAA
- a CDS encoding PhzF family phenazine biosynthesis protein yields the protein MVPNFKEISILSKEMKCISIHYFALTESDIDNASTAVCRNFAPLYSINEEAATGTSNCALACYLHNLEIRPQRYIFEQEHNLSSVSRIIVELKTDTDILDVRVGGDGIIEGVLNKNTSIWGSREK from the coding sequence ATGGTTCCTAATTTCAAAGAAATATCTATTTTGAGCAAAGAAATGAAATGTATTAGTATTCACTATTTCGCACTCACGGAATCTGATATAGACAATGCATCCACTGCTGTTTGCCGGAATTTCGCCCCACTTTACAGTATTAACGAAGAGGCCGCAACAGGAACCTCCAATTGCGCTCTGGCCTGTTATCTTCACAATCTTGAGATAAGACCACAAAGATATATCTTTGAACAAGAACATAATCTTTCCAGTGTTTCCAGAATCATTGTTGAGCTAAAAACGGATACTGATATTCTTGATGTCAGAGTTGGTGGTGACGGGATTATAGAAGGTGTGTTAAACAAAAATACTAGCATTTGGGGCTCACGTGAAAAATAA
- a CDS encoding ArsR/SmtB family transcription factor translates to METECFTWEELEKLAYVLKAVAHPNRLKIICLLSKNGEMSVSDICDRMGCSQALISHHLTDMQAKGILLIRREGRNAFYSMASDHVTEAMRCMMKCTK, encoded by the coding sequence ATGGAAACAGAATGCTTTACATGGGAAGAATTGGAAAAGTTGGCTTACGTGTTGAAAGCGGTGGCACACCCGAATCGGTTAAAAATTATATGTTTACTCTCGAAAAACGGTGAGATGAGCGTGTCGGATATATGTGACCGGATGGGATGTAGTCAGGCGTTGATTTCGCATCACCTGACAGATATGCAGGCGAAGGGAATCCTATTGATTCGGCGGGAGGGGCGTAATGCTTTTTATAGTATGGCGAGTGATCATGTCACGGAGGCCATGCGGTGCATGATGAAATGCACAAAGTAA
- the trxA gene encoding thioredoxin yields the protein MDKFNELINGEKPVLVDFFATWCGPCKMMHPILENVKKRLGDKVIILKIDVDVPANRQPVYLYHIQSVPTLMLFKQGKVLWNNSGVVQASQLQEIIEKYI from the coding sequence ATGGATAAATTCAATGAGTTGATTAATGGAGAAAAGCCGGTATTGGTGGACTTTTTTGCCACGTGGTGCGGGCCGTGTAAGATGATGCATCCGATTTTGGAGAATGTGAAAAAGAGGCTAGGTGACAAGGTAATCATCTTGAAGATAGACGTGGATGTGCCGGCTAACCGACAACCGGTGTATTTGTATCATATCCAGTCCGTGCCCACGTTGATGTTGTTTAAACAGGGAAAGGTGTTGTGGAATAATAGCGGGGTGGTTCAAGCATCACAGTTACAGGAAATAATTGAAAAGTATATATAA